ACTGATTTTATTTGGTATTTAGCAGCTTCTGCCAAATTTAAAGCGTTTAAACAAGTAATCAATCCTATTAAATGACAACTCTCTTCTGAACCACTAACCAACTGAATTTTATGAAGATCATTGAAAACCAAAGCTAATTCTTTGCATGAAGTTTGAGCTTCATAACGTATTTTAGAATCGACAAAAAATCCTCCAACATGTTTCGACAACCATCTTCCAATCCACAATCTATGAAGAATTTGCCTGAATAATTGCCAAACAAAACACATCACTAAATCAAATTTGCTAGTAGGAAGTGAAATATTGTAAGCTTGCAAACAACGCAGCAGTTCTTGGTTAGCTTCcaatttttctcctttttttagatataaatgCGCCTGTCTTCTATGCCTCCAAAATTTCTGGGCTTCTTTCGATTTAGACGGTATAACTGGATCTCCATAGACGAGcatttttatcaaacaaaatgCCAAAATTGAAATGTTCAATATCCATAAAATAACAGTAGACTGCACAAATGATACAGATGTTGATTCTGACCATAATATACCTCTTTTCTCAAACTGTTTGTTATAATCCACATTAACATACTTATCAACAGCAAGTTGGAATGGATTGAAAACTAAAACGACCATCATTACCATACACAATGAAATTCTAGAGCTATCCAACATTCCTTTGCGAATAGATGTCATCATTTCTTCTTCATCACTTTCATCCTTAATATTTGCACAATACTCTGGACTTGAAGAAAGTGAATCATTAGGAGAGAAAGATTGACTTTCATCCTTAATGTTTACAGAATACTTTGGACTCGATAAAGGAGAATGATCTGGAGAGAAAGAGTGATCAGAACGAGGCGGAGTGTCTTCTGGATGGTACTTGGATTCTCCTGTAGCGAGATGATCTTTAAGAGAACTTTGTCTAGCCGCCATCTTTAGAGCCATATTTTCTTGCTTGAGACGAGCATTCGCATTCTGTAGAAAATGAATATACTCTACTGCTCTACGGAGTATAGCagatttgtttaattttgcaTCTTCTCCTACAATCATATTCTTCAATTCAATAATCTTGTCATTTATACTAGTTCTGTATTTCCTTTCAATGGCATTATGAGCACTTCTCTTAACTTCTTTCACTTTATGTTCTTTACCAGCAGGCTGAACTCTATTTATGGGTACTTTACTTTCTCCTTCCAATACCAATGGAATACCGGTGGTTAAAATTCTGTTGGTACTTATTAAAGTTGGTAACGATTGGGATGTTGTATTAGAAACAGCTGTTGTATACATAACTGTTGGTGTCATAACTTGGgaatcagtttttaaaatttttgcttGTAAGACAACAGGTTGCATCTGATCGACGGGTATCTGTTGAATATTTTGTACCAAAACACTTCTTTGTCCTTTCTGTTTTCCATTTTGTCCTTTGGAGGTACTAGCACTTTGTTGTAATATTATGTGTTGATTCTGAATCGGAATACTAGCTGTATAAACTACGGGTTGAGTAGTCTGCTGAAGATTTGCCGAAGAAATGATAACTGGATTTTGTATACTCTGAACTGGTACCTgcacattttcaatttgaatattctggACAACAGGTTGTGTTACTTGAAGTGTTTGTATCGGATTGCTTTTCACGTTATCAGCCAAAGGATACGATTCGGGgagttttatttcttctgaatTGGTATTTAAAGgaaaatagtttgttttttgGAGTGTATCTTCTACACCGTCAAAGTCCATTAAATCGATAGGAATATTGTCATCTAGAGCCATCAGAGCATCGTGATTGAATAATTCGCTTTTAAATAGATCATTTTCACAATGATTTAGGATATCATCTATCGCTGACAAATCAGGAATTTGTCCAAAATCTTCGTGAGatgaaaaactttcattttcatccattttgaaaaaaaaaatttctctcttGATGTGGTAGAGAAGTTTTGGAACTTCCACTAGTGATAGGCCTAGGCCTtaacttgttttttttatatttaacacaCAGTAAGacgcaaataattaataattattcaaaatggcGTTATTATTATTGTCACCCGATTGACACGTTTACAATGACAGATGCAGGTCATTGTCATAAATGATTTTCAATCATGTTGTGATCAATTCTTTAAACGAGCGACAAACATTAATTATAGAAAAGAATCAATTAATTGATGATATAATGGAAAAAGCATTTTATACCCTACTATTCATTACAAGTAATAAACAAAGATTGTCCTAGATTACTGATTTAAGAAAGAAATAGACGTATTCAACAAATTTTGCAGCTCAGACAACTATACGAACGCACAGCTACGTCAGCAAAATAGTTGACAGGTGCCATAACACCATaacaattattcaattcaatgaaaattaccaATTAAATTACCTACATATCAAAAATGTACAATATCAGGCAGCATCCGAATTTAATAACTTTGGCAGTGGACCGAATTAATTAATATGACATTATTCTGTAGATGCAGTGTGAAATCAAGTTGGTGAAAATGATCATTTATATTCACACCTGTATGacgtaatttttatttcagaattaTATTGAAccaataaacatatatttccaAATAGGATATAAAGCAATAATAGCAGACAGGAAGTTTTACGCTAATTATACTAGATGCCAAAAGAATGAAAGTTACGAATTAATGCACACAAAGTGtttgttataaaagttttcAGAATTTAGTAAAGTATGGATGACTACAAATTCTTGTTTAAAGTTGTTTTAGTAGGAAATGCGGGTGTTGGTAAAACTTGTTTAGTTAGACGATTTACTCAGGGATTATTTCCCCCTGGACAAGGTGCTACTATAGGAGTTGACTTTATGATTAAAACAGTAGAAGTTGGAAATGAAAAAGTTAAAGTAAGCATATATAGTAAATTATGTacattatataaattacaattatttgttaGTTACAAATTTGGGACACTGCTGGACAAGAGAGATTTAGATCAATTACTCAAAGCTATTATAGGTCTGCACATGCCCTTATTTTAGTTTATGATATATCTTCACAACCGACTTTTGATTGTTTACCTGATTGGTTACGAGAAATTGAGGAGTATGCTAGTAGTAAAGTATTAAGAATTCTTGTTGGTAAGTGTTCCATACCATACAActcttttttatagaaaatatttacaagtaACTACAatgtttgtaatattttttgttgagacaaatttatatttacattatttttttagcaATGTGACAACATTACATTAGTTTCTGATAAAATATTCTCTATATATTTGTTATAGGTAATAAAATCGATAGAGAAGACAGGGAAATACCTGCACATGTTGGGGAAGAATTTGCTGAAAGACACAATATGTATTATTTAGAGACATCTGCTAAAGAATCTGATaatgtagaaaaactttttatgcAGATTGCTGAAGATCTTATGAAGGTATGGGGATTTCTTAcagtaatttattaaaattccaaGATATAATCACACTATTTAGTAATCATTcattattcaattgaaattttcaatggaCCAACTTCAGATTCTCTTTTGGTTTAATTTTCTTAACTCAATTATATCTTTAAGAACATGATCTAGCTCAGCACCTCTCtgttaaaaacattgaaatgaaaattagaatCTTACTTCCAAACAAACTGCTGCAGGTATTGTGTTGATTAGAGAAGACTTTTTATGAGTATGAGCTACACAAATATTCCATATGGCTCAATTGTAGAGCTCTTCAGCATTAAGAAGGTTCCAAGAGACTCAGAGAAATCAAATAGGGTGTATAGCTgatctgaatatttttttatgtttgctTTGCAGAAATTTTGTGTAGATTGTGAGAAGATATAAGCACTGATATAAGGTTCTGTCAAGCTTGAACACGGCCATTTTTGCCTTGAAATTCACAGATTTGCtagtaattattaaaaaaaaatggggTGACCCATTCATTTGAGTATCAAAATAGTAGGTTACTCCTAGAACATTGCTCACCTTTTTAAAATAGCTGAAACTAATTGTGTAGATAATTGTCGCTTGTTTTGCCCttcaagataataaaatttctgaCATTGGGGCGCATCGGGATCTGGggcaaaatgaaaaaaaaccatttcaatGTTTCTTCCTATATGCCAGAATACCTCGACATCAATTGAGGCAATTGAAGCAGCAATTATCTATGATTTCAGTTTAAATATCTGTACAAAGGGATGCAATATTCCAGGGAGTGACTAGCTAACTCAACTATCAATATAGCGGGCCACCCCCTTGAATATTATCTCTCTCTCTAAACAACAAATATAACAAAGCACGTAAATAATTACTTAATTTGCcgttcataaaaataacattaccGATCTCGAGGCTCGTTGTCTTATGGGGTAAAACTGGGAAAAGCCATTTCttactattaaattatttcGGACTTCATACGTAAAATGGTTTTTTCCCTTTTTACCCTGGATGCCGACATGTTTCGATGCTGGCAATGACATTTTCCTGAACAGAAATTATCTATCTGTAATTAGTTTTAGTTGTTGTAAAAAGTAGAGCTATATTATAGGGGTGGTCACTATCTTGATACTTAAGTTAGCAGgctatcatttttttaaataattaacagaAAATTGACCAAACGAGGTGAATCCTGagtaaataaaatgtttgagCAATGCTGTATCCAGTCAAGTTATGTATACGTCAGTGGGTCAGTAGGGTAATTTGGAGACTTAAACCCAcctagtttaaattaaaatgcaTGCCAGTACATTACTGATATTTACTATTTGCTCACTTAGAgaaatgtacaattattttgaaGGAAGTGAAAGTGAAATTTAATCACTGATATGGTTAGCTAACATCTTTGAaatgttattaatatataatcttTTGGAGGAAATGAGATTTCAAGCATGCCCACATAAAATTAAGTCATAAGAAGGAAATATGTGCCATTAAAAAAGGCCCTacaattttttgtggtttttcaAATGTATGTACACAACTTCAATTCCACCTCTATATATTAATTCTGTCTAAATTTCTCCCAATAATTTAAAGataatataatttcgaaatgtGTCTCAGGCTGAAGACTCAAAATAACACTGTCCAAGAGTTGTTTAAACTgtcaatatttcgatattttctttgatcttcatcaaggctaaaaatatatggtaccTTATAAATCTAACCTTGATGAAGACAAAACTATATACTATAAACAAATGAGAACATTCTTGGataaatcagaagaaaaatgaaaaattaaaaacctatgCAAATAACACacctttttaaattattagacgtcagtcaaaagataaaatacttattatgtATGAAGAGATAATTCTCCTGTAAAGATACATCTATTAGTGAATGAATACTTCCAAACTTTTCTAACAGAAGGATGAATGGTAAAAACTGTTGGAATTATTCTAGTCTGGTCAGTGTTGACTAACTATctgattattgttttacttctaatttcacaattttttatttacttgtttatcttcatcaacGTTTGAGTTATAATGTACCATATACTTTTAGCATTGAtgaagatcaaataaaagatcaaaacgttggcattttaaaaaactcttggacatttttattttgagccCTCAATCCGCAAgaccattcgaaattacatactaggaaggacaataatatTGACAATGACATCCTCACCAGATaatgtaattttaattaaatttggattagtactatatatgtatataataaagTTAACTGTGAGCAATAAAAGTTGCTTTCTAATTGGATTTAAATCGACTAATACGAATTTATATGTTTCAGCAAGCGAGAAATCGAGATCTTCCTAGATATGATTCTAATAATCAAACTCTCGATGGTAGGACATCGACCATTAACGATTCTAGTTGTTGTAGCAGATTACAGTAGTTTGTAAACGCGCTTTTTTTGGGTTCCAAACTATATATACAGCGATTTATTTCAGTATTCCACTTGAGTAATTGCcagattttaagaaaatattatttttgttataactaGATGAAAAGAGGTTAGAACCAGAAAGTTATTTTGTCATTGATATATTtcctaaatcatttttttttctttattaccaGATTGTTTACAtatgtttccatattttcatagacaaattaatgtttacaataataacaaaaactcaataatatttttcggtGTTAATTCGTATAATATTTTTgggtaatatttatttttattcagactccattatttccaaaaaatcctttttttgttttagtagaAAAGAGTGATgccaaattttttgttataaacgaTATACTAACGATATAAATTGAGATAGAATTTAGTGTATTTGAAATGTATAGAGTGTtattaaaaactggaaaaaaattttttaattggataCCTTTACCTTACTAATTGGCTTCACGCCCCAGTGTGACCGTTGGCCTATTTCTCATCAAAGCTCCGTATCCTCCATATTCATTGTTTGTAAGTCTTTGGTAACTTGATCAGTCCATCTGTTACTGGGTCTGCTCCTTTTTCTACTGATGTATGTTTTGGGATTCATGATTATCTTGGGCATACATTTTTCGAATGTGGCCAAACCATCTTGATGTTTGAGCTTTAATGAATAGGACGATGTTTTCATTACCTAGTATTTCATCCctttctctattattttggaTTCTTCAATTAGCTTAGTTCATTCAAATTCCTTCATaatgtttttttcacaaatattttcaatctttttGTGTCAACACCCAACATTCACCGCTATAAGTTCTCTATTTGAGTCCTGTAGATTTTTAACTTCGTTCTtcttgttattggtttgctttTCGGAATCTTCAGATTTGCAAATTAGGCTTTATCACCATTTTGTATTCATTCTTATATGACAGTggttgtttatattttctcctaggtatttaaatttattaatatctttGAAAGTTTTACTCTCTATTAGATATTCGGATATTAAAAAGTATtatcagatttaaaaaaattttttttttcatctagttatgataatttttttgtctaacCCAgactgatttttttgtttgaaattgtatttatcTACTTTATACCTGACTAGTCGCAATTAATTAAGtttatagaatatatttttaatatttaatgcTATTTCACAGGTTTATATAATCACATTATTTGGAAACTTGTTAATATACgagtttttagaaaattttctgttccaatgtatcaaataataaatttttaaattcattcaaataattcttaAACTTACATAACGCACCTTCGTTCAAATAGTgttataagtgaaaaaattagaaaatctctTTCATTTTACCATTAgtgctagaaaacttgaaaatttgaattaaaatattgttatgtGAATAGTTACTATTACAGTAACTGccagtttttgagttttcatcAGGAAAGTGGAAAacgaaattaaaattcaattattattactctatagttcattttttttacttatgacACTGTTTCACCAGAGGTgtgatatatttattgatatgaaAGCTACAGAATATTTGGGGATTTCCCGATACTGAATACTggattttatttctatttataaaattattacgaTGAAAGTGTTATGATTTATCTTCAGGTTTTCTAAATTCTTATGAATGCATAAACATGTAAATACCAAATTTTCGATAAttcttattgataaatattcacTATTTCCAAATAACTACTAATGTCATTTTAACCCTCTACTGCATGAATTATTATGGTTGTTTAGGCTTTATTTGGGGGcaaaatttacttgaaaatgaCAATTCTTCACAAATATACAACAAGGGGaaagatcaaataaataatttattattattatttatttaaatatatattgaaaatcttTTGTCACTGAACGATCTCAACATAATATTTGTGGTGTTTTATATTGTTGTTCCCTttaaagccggtactacacgatgcgttcAACGTTTGCGTCAACATTGCGTTCGAACGAACGCCTGAACATTGACGAACGAATGCTGGAACCTTACCTAAACTTACTTAAAGAATTGAAAACGTAGCAAAAAAGTGACGATGTATGTATTTATGGATGTTGGTGTCTCGTCTACACAAACGATCTATAGTGTCCCCTTTTCTTGCTGCAATACTgaagaacccagtgtttacagttAATCAGAAGGTGTTAATCTCACTCTTTTTAAAACGTCTAGTGGTGCTCTGGAGCTtcgtagtgtttcacacttcgagagactGTAGATAGAAGGTTTCGTCCTTATATTATCTTctaagtctagcgtcttcaggtgatCGTTGAGAGTCTTTGTTTGTCTCAGTCCGTGTAGattgttccaataattggttttgctcctatcaaCCTTCttttccattgctttttccattgttgtgtagctgataccacagaagagCTCAAGTCCCAAGAAGGGCTTGTCTGTCCCTGCttagctcgtttaatttttctaggcaatcctaaacgagtttggattttatgatattggagcctAGAGCTTTAATAGCTGCTTGtctatcggacaggatgatgatttcctgtttgcgatagttcctctctagattgaactggatacatttttttaaatttcaccaGCGTACAACAGATATAagtttttttgacataaattgGATGATATTGGCGACTTTGATGTTTCATACAAAACACGTAGCATTCACGCGCAAAAATACAAGAAGTGTGTGTAGTTGTATCATAAGTGTTGGTTCCAATTTCGTTGCAATTTCTTTGACTCTGTGAATAAAAAAACCGACTTTTCACGGTCAACgtcggaaataaaaaattggtcgAATGACATGCGCACTATGACTACAAGATCCATCCAAAAGTTGGAAGCGTTTGACGCATCGTGTGATACTAGCTTAAGATAGATGcgatatttaaaaagtattttttaaatcacgtgatttttttaatatattaataaaattattccatcacatattatttttttacatgattattgttataatttctcgcatttattttgtttcttattaatttacattttttttacacatatatgaaattatttatacatttatagtAGTGATACATATATaacattgttatttttttttaaatatttgctaCTTTAAAAGCTTAaagtatgtaaatatatttatttcagcACTAGTATGGCACTAAATTGTGGTGTAGGTggttgtgttttatttttttatattgttaaaaaaccaaAGACtcgtaagaaaattaaaaattgtaacattctataaaattgtttttatttatattgttacgaactcgtcc
The window above is part of the Diorhabda sublineata isolate icDioSubl1.1 chromosome 3, icDioSubl1.1, whole genome shotgun sequence genome. Proteins encoded here:
- the LOC130441385 gene encoding ras-related protein Rab-30-like yields the protein MDDYKFLFKVVLVGNAGVGKTCLVRRFTQGLFPPGQGATIGVDFMIKTVEVGNEKVKLQIWDTAGQERFRSITQSYYRSAHALILVYDISSQPTFDCLPDWLREIEEYASSKVLRILVGNKIDREDREIPAHVGEEFAERHNMYYLETSAKESDNVEKLFMQIAEDLMKQARNRDLPRYDSNNQTLDGRTSTINDSSCCSRLQ
- the LOC130441384 gene encoding sterol regulatory element-binding protein 1, producing the protein MDENESFSSHEDFGQIPDLSAIDDILNHCENDLFKSELFNHDALMALDDNIPIDLMDFDGVEDTLQKTNYFPLNTNSEEIKLPESYPLADNVKSNPIQTLQVTQPVVQNIQIENVQVPVQSIQNPVIISSANLQQTTQPVVYTASIPIQNQHIILQQSASTSKGQNGKQKGQRSVLVQNIQQIPVDQMQPVVLQAKILKTDSQVMTPTVMYTTAVSNTTSQSLPTLISTNRILTTGIPLVLEGESKVPINRVQPAGKEHKVKEVKRSAHNAIERKYRTSINDKIIELKNMIVGEDAKLNKSAILRRAVEYIHFLQNANARLKQENMALKMAARQSSLKDHLATGESKYHPEDTPPRSDHSFSPDHSPLSSPKYSVNIKDESQSFSPNDSLSSSPEYCANIKDESDEEEMMTSIRKGMLDSSRISLCMVMMVVLVFNPFQLAVDKYVNVDYNKQFEKRGILWSESTSVSFVQSTVILWILNISILAFCLIKMLVYGDPVIPSKSKEAQKFWRHRRQAHLYLKKGEKLEANQELLRCLQAYNISLPTSKFDLVMCFVWQLFRQILHRLWIGRWLSKHVGGFFVDSKIRYEAQTSCKELALVFNDLHKIQLVSGSEESCHLIGLITCLNALNLAEAAKYQIKSVDLVDVYVGVALRIKASLPNFTHFLQRYYLGLAKLSSLNSVDAIPKRLQWLMTPYGYEFFVSNNTNINKTRNLPFSCIGNSIDPLAIQMKIYREHLLEKALSILITPGQKIDSNQDKKTDISEALMYIELLKDNVAVDARTVFGASSENCYQDKVAQWWMTFLSIACHWLLGNEDAEYFYKKIEMIPEPLVSLNDPLPKCIVAAFVARRDYLDQNSSNSPKKILLQCDYASHLLADSLTFTICKNVKDRNVLLAHLLVCDWLLETRTSLWEDCVNRGLKTPVSNGILTSYQMDLSSLRTLAGHIPSALARVFLYEATARLMAGAAPGKTQQLLDRSLRQRHGKYSIICGKGDRNRQEFGGERQHATALYMACKYLPGPLLSSPGERAGMLVEAVKTLEKIGDKKRLQDCYELMKTLGTSVINN